One genomic region from Listeria monocytogenes encodes:
- a CDS encoding potassium-transporting ATPase subunit F: MGVVLVIAGIIGLALLVYLFYVLFRGEDL, from the coding sequence ATGGGTGTTGTTCTAGTAATTGCTGGAATCATCGGTTTAGCTTTGTTGGTATATTTATTTTATGTGTTGTTTAGAGGTGAGGATTTATGA
- a CDS encoding PTS sugar transporter subunit IIB, translating to MKTIMLVCSAGMSTSLLVTKMEKAAAEQGLEAKIFAVAEAEAANHLDEIDVLLLGPQVRFLEGNMKKKLEPKGIPLAVINSVDYGMMKGDKVLEQALELMK from the coding sequence ATGAAAACAATCATGTTAGTATGTTCAGCAGGTATGTCTACCAGCTTACTAGTTACAAAAATGGAAAAAGCAGCTGCAGAACAAGGCCTTGAAGCAAAAATCTTTGCTGTTGCCGAAGCAGAAGCAGCTAACCATTTAGACGAAATCGATGTTTTATTACTTGGACCACAAGTACGTTTCTTAGAAGGAAACATGAAGAAAAAATTAGAGCCAAAAGGTATTCCATTAGCTGTTATTAACAGTGTTGATTATGGAATGATGAAAGGCGACAAAGTTTTAGAACAAGCATTAGAGTTAATGAAGTAA
- a CDS encoding PTS sugar transporter subunit IIC, with translation MNGFIAFMEKYFIPYAAKIGGQRHLVAIRDGFITTMPLMILGSFAVLINNFPIPAYQKFMNNLFGEGTWQAFGGNVWNGTFAILALLIAFTVAYNLAKSYDKDPLSSAVVSVATFFTIGAIAPGADGIANTGGLGSTGLFLALIIAILSTEIFTRLSGSPKLIINMPDGVPPAVSRSFAALFPAMITVSIFGLITAFFQAAGVTNLVISFYELVQEPFMGLANSLPAALLLAFVSAFLWFFGLHGANIIDPFMQTINIPAIEANVKALEAGKELPYIVNKPFFDSFVNLGGTGATIGLIIAIFIVARKHKAYMTVSKLSAAPGIFNINEPMMFGLPIVLNPIMFIPYILAPLVLVTVAYFATAIGWVPACTIVTPWTTPPIIGGALATQSIAGGVLAAVNLGLSILIFLPFAKIAQIQELRREKEALAAEGVTAE, from the coding sequence ATGAATGGTTTTATCGCATTTATGGAGAAATATTTCATTCCCTACGCTGCCAAAATTGGTGGACAACGTCATTTAGTAGCAATTCGTGATGGTTTCATCACAACTATGCCACTAATGATTCTAGGGTCTTTCGCTGTTTTAATTAACAACTTCCCAATTCCAGCTTACCAAAAATTCATGAATAATTTATTTGGTGAAGGAACTTGGCAAGCATTCGGCGGAAATGTTTGGAACGGTACTTTTGCTATCTTAGCATTACTTATCGCTTTCACTGTAGCTTACAACTTAGCTAAATCTTATGACAAAGATCCACTTTCTTCCGCAGTAGTTTCTGTAGCAACTTTCTTCACTATCGGCGCAATTGCTCCAGGTGCAGACGGTATTGCAAACACTGGTGGTCTTGGATCAACTGGTCTTTTCTTAGCTTTAATTATCGCTATTCTTTCCACTGAAATCTTCACTCGTTTAAGTGGTAGCCCGAAATTAATTATCAACATGCCTGATGGTGTTCCACCGGCAGTTTCTCGTTCATTCGCAGCTTTATTCCCTGCAATGATCACTGTTTCAATCTTTGGTCTTATCACTGCGTTCTTCCAAGCAGCTGGTGTGACTAACTTAGTAATTTCTTTCTACGAATTAGTACAAGAACCGTTCATGGGTCTTGCAAACTCCTTGCCAGCAGCTTTATTACTCGCATTCGTTTCTGCTTTCCTTTGGTTCTTTGGTTTACACGGTGCGAACATTATCGACCCGTTCATGCAAACAATCAATATCCCAGCTATCGAAGCTAACGTAAAAGCCCTAGAAGCTGGTAAAGAACTTCCTTACATCGTTAACAAACCTTTCTTTGACTCTTTCGTTAACTTAGGCGGAACTGGGGCAACTATCGGTTTAATCATTGCTATCTTTATCGTAGCTCGTAAACATAAAGCGTACATGACAGTTTCTAAATTGTCTGCAGCGCCTGGTATTTTCAACATTAACGAACCAATGATGTTTGGTCTTCCAATCGTCTTGAATCCAATTATGTTCATTCCGTACATCTTGGCACCACTTGTACTTGTAACTGTGGCTTACTTTGCAACAGCTATCGGTTGGGTACCAGCTTGTACTATCGTAACTCCTTGGACTACACCACCAATTATCGGTGGAGCACTTGCAACACAAAGTATCGCTGGTGGCGTACTTGCAGCTGTAAACTTAGGTCTATCTATCCTAATCTTCCTTCCATTCGCGAAAATTGCTCAAATCCAAGAGCTACGTCGTGAAAAAGAAGCACTTGCTGCTGAAGGCGTTACTGCAGAATAA
- a CDS encoding PTS lactose/cellobiose transporter subunit IIA has translation MDLEQTIMSLIVFGGNAKSDAMLAIDSAKKGDFAQADEQIAQAEQALLEAHHSQTKLIQGEARGEKTEVSLLLVHAQDHLMNAITFKDLAKEIVDLYKNK, from the coding sequence ATGGATTTAGAGCAAACTATTATGAGCTTGATCGTGTTCGGTGGTAACGCTAAAAGCGATGCTATGTTAGCCATTGATTCCGCTAAAAAAGGGGATTTCGCTCAAGCAGACGAACAAATCGCCCAAGCAGAACAAGCACTACTTGAAGCGCATCATTCTCAAACAAAACTTATACAAGGTGAAGCACGTGGCGAAAAAACAGAAGTTTCCCTTCTACTCGTTCACGCACAAGACCACTTAATGAATGCAATTACTTTCAAAGATTTAGCGAAAGAAATTGTAGACCTTTATAAGAATAAATAA
- a CDS encoding DUF5626 family protein: MKEFLFFAVFTFIMTIGVGVINASASEIENPDNIQEAEVETFDLNGNIAQEKEIVLENGTEGTLGIMPIIDERPLLKGTYSLANGTSTWKIYWYSGVYNCSFNAKINVTKGKGKITSAYNPWYQFYSPGLDVKKSKLSKTSSGSSASYVFDCKNKISNWNVTLKASVSGKKLTTSFK, encoded by the coding sequence ATGAAGGAATTTTTATTTTTTGCTGTATTTACTTTTATTATGACAATAGGAGTAGGTGTAATCAATGCTAGCGCTTCCGAAATAGAGAATCCAGACAATATTCAAGAAGCGGAAGTAGAAACATTTGATTTAAATGGGAACATAGCTCAAGAGAAAGAAATTGTTTTGGAAAACGGGACAGAGGGAACTTTAGGTATAATGCCAATCATTGACGAAAGACCGCTGTTAAAAGGAACTTATTCGCTAGCAAATGGAACAAGTACATGGAAAATATACTGGTATAGTGGTGTATATAATTGTTCGTTTAATGCTAAGATTAATGTTACTAAGGGTAAAGGTAAAATTACAAGTGCTTATAATCCATGGTATCAATTTTATAGTCCAGGACTTGATGTGAAAAAATCTAAACTTTCAAAAACTAGCTCTGGTTCAAGCGCTAGTTATGTATTTGATTGTAAAAATAAGATTTCTAACTGGAATGTTACGTTAAAAGCATCAGTAAGCGGGAAAAAGTTAACTACAAGTTTTAAATAA